The genomic interval TTATTGATTTCCAGTAGGAACCCATAATTGGCTACCAGCATGGATACCTTTTTAATCTGCGGAAAATCATTTTTTAAGGCTTCGCCCAAGGGAACAGGCGACCCAGGCGAATAAGTAGTGCCTTCCGGCATATGCATTTCTGTTACTACCCGGTAAATCTGACTGGCGTTACTATGGTGCGCATCTGCCGTAAGATGGAATTTTACCAGCAAAAAGATAAGGAGGCTGCACGTGACTCCCAGTGCCAGACCTAATACATTCAGAATGGTATGTGTCTTGTGCCGGAGCAGATTTCTGCAGGCAATCATCAGGTAGTTTCTCAGCATAGGTGTAAGTGTTTATTCTGGAACCTGGATTTTCAGGATTGAAGCTTTAGTTAACTGTTTATATTCTGTTAATCTATCTTTTTCTTGTTGCAGTAGAAAATCCTGCGTATCCTAAAATCCTGAAAATCCCGGTCCCAGACAACTTAATTAATGTCCTGTCCTTTTTGCAGCTTATCAACTGCCGCCTGCATGGAATCTTTATTGAGTTTATCAGGTGCTTCGTTGGCAGCTAATTTCGCATATTTTAAGGCTTTTTGATAGTCTCCCACGGCAGAATAGCCACGGGCTAAGCCTACATTTACCGGCCAGGATTTAGGAAAGCGTTTGGCATTGAGCTTAAATATATCCAGTGCTTCCTGTTTCTTGCCAGTGGTGAGTAATTGCCTGCCATACGCATGTATTTCCAGCGGAGATGCTGTAGGATGCGCCATGGCTTTGGCCATCACTTCTGTAGATTCGGCAGTGCGGCCTAATTTTTCCAGAAGCCGGGCTTTGGTTTGCAGGGTAGTAAAGTTTTCTTCTCCGACAAATGAAGGGGTTACTGCTTTTTCTGCCCAGGTTAAGGCTTCTTCCAGGTGGATATTGTTATTCAGGGCGTAGGTAGCGGCATCATTCCAGGCACGCCAGGAGAATCCTTTATCGCTTTGTAACTCTTTGCTCATATTGGCAAAGTAGATTTCTGTCATGTTGGGAACTTCGATTTTGAAGGGCACTTTTTTATTTTCCCAGAACAAAGCAGCAGTAGCATGAGTAGGACGGCGGTCTATAAATTCGTAGGTAAGCCACTCATGAAACTGGGTTTCTTCCGGTGTTACTTTTACCCGCAATACATCGTCTTTTTCTTCATAGAAATAGCTGCCCCAGGCGGTGGAATTTCTGGAAAGAATGAGTGTCCAGGGACCTTCTTTTTCTACCATCATCAGCAAGCCATAAGTACCCGCTTTCACCGGTTGCCCTTGCAGGAGTACGTCATGGGAGAAGGTAATCGTGGTATTTTCATTAGAACCTGCCCGCCAGGGTGCCGGTTTTTCGAGGCCGAACCCCTGGTTAACCATGCCATAATGCACCACTTCCCCCCAGATCTTGCCAGTACGGTTTTCTCCCCCGGGACCAGTTACATCCGGACTATTATAGGTGAGGGTGACATGCACCAGAGAACCAATATATTGAGTAACCACAGATTTCTGGTTATCGCCGCTGGGAGGCATCGTTAAGGGAGATTGTGCCCAGAGGGAAGAGGTGAGCAGTGTCAGCAACAAAAAAACGAGTTTCGGAAATGCAGTAAACAGTTTCATAGGTTTACGTTGGTTTAAGTTCAGAGAAAGTAATTGGGTTTAATTTCTGAAATTACTTTTCTGTCTACATCCCCTATTCTGGGGGAAATCTGTCTGGAACCAATTTACAGGATTAAAAGATTAGCAGAATTACTTTCTTTTTAATTCTGTGAATCCTAAAATCAGTATGATCCAGATTCCAGACTATTCGCTTCTCAGGCTTCTTACCGGATTAGCCAGCGCTGCTTTAACAGACTGATAGCTGATGGTGAGTAAGGCAATTAACAAAGCAAGTATACCGGCCAGGGCAAACACCCATAGGCTGATAGGAATCTGGTAAGCAAAGTTTTCCAGCCATTTGTGCATCATATACCAGGCAATAGGCCAGGCAATCAGGTTGCTGAGTACGACCAGTTTGATAAAATCTTTCGAAAGCAGCGCGGTGATATTGGTGACAGAAGCGCCTAATACTTTGCGTACACCGATTTCTTTGGTACGTTGTTCGGCCGTAAATGCAGCCAGGCCAAATAAGCCTAAACAGGAGATTAAAATGGCGACTCCGGCAAAAATATTGAACAGTCTGGCCGTTCGTTGCTCTGATTTATACAACAGATCAAAAGCTTCATTCATAAAGTTATACTCAAAGGGAATATCCGGCTGATACTGTTTCCATACTTTTTCAGCGGAAGCAATCGCCTGTGCAGCCGATTTGCCGGTGGTTTTTACATTCACTACCCCAAACCAGTTGGGATTATGGAAAAGGACTATCGGATTGATTTTCTGGTGCATAGAGGCAAAGTGAAAATCCTGTACAATGCCGGTAATACTTCCTTTCACCCCATGAAAGGTAAAAGGCTGACCCAATACAGGTTCTTTAAAGCCCATAGCTTTTACGGCAGTTTCATTGAGAATAAATTTACTGGAATCAGCTTTTGTGCCCGAAAACCACTCGCCTTCTTTGAGGTGTAATTTAAACACATCCATAAACTCTTTGTCTGTGGAAATCTGGGAGGCAATTACCTGCTCATTTTCTTTTTTTCCTGGCCATTCAATGTCACTGGTACTGCTGCCCAGGCTTACAATATACCCGTTTGAGAAGGAGACACCAGTAACCCCGGCCTGCTTGATCAACTCCGATTTAATGGCATCTTTTTTTCCATACATTTCACCTCTTAACCCGAAAGCAAATACATTGTCTTTGTCATAGCCCAGTTCTTTTTCCCGCATGAAGGTGAGTTGCTCACCTATCAGCAAGGTGCTGATGATGAGTATGATGGACATAGAAAACTGTGTTACCACCAGTATTTTCCGGAACAAAGTGGTAGAGCCGCCGATGGTAAATTTACCTTTTAAGGCTTGTACCGGTTTGAAAGAAGATAGCAAAAGTGCCGGATAAATACCTGCTACGATAATGGTTCCCAGCATGGTAGCACCTAGTACCAGCAGAATAGTAGGGTTGCTTAAGCTGAATTCAAGGGTTTTACCGGAAATTTCATTGTACACCGGAACAACGGCGGATATCAGGAGTATGGCCAGAAACAGGGCAAGGCTGAACAGTAATATGGATTCTCCCATAAATTGCCCGAACACCTGCGATAACTGTGCACCCACAATCTTCCGGACGCTTACTTCTTTGGCCCGTTTGGTAGCTCTGGCAGTGGCCAGGTTTACATAATTGATACAAGCGATCAGCAGAATGACAATAGCCACAATGGTAAATATACGTACCGTTTTGATGCTGCCTTCTGAGCCATCATCATTGTAGAGGCGAAGCTGAGAGAGAGGATTCATGCCGTAGCTAAAAGTTTCTTCGTTGGCTTCTTTCTGGTTGCTGGCATGAATTTTTGTCAGTTTTTTGGCTACAACAACCGGTGATGTCTTTTCTTTCAGCAGAAAGAAGGTAGAATAATTATAATTTCCCCAGTCTCCTTCTAATCCATTCGGCTGATATTGTTTATTATATTGTTCATCGAGAATGCTGAAAGGCACAAACCATTCATATTGTATACTGGAGTTAGCAGGAATATCTGCAATAAGGCCAGACACCGTATAACTGTCTTTCTTATCCATGCGTATGGTTTTACCAATGGGAGCGTCGTTACCAAAATATTTAGCCGCAAACTTCTGGGTAATAACAATAGATCGGTTATTAGGAAAGAGGTTTCTGGGGTTTCCTGCAATCAATGGAAAATCAAATATGTTGAACACACCGGCATCGGCATATGCCCCTTTTTTCTCAATAAAACTTTTGTCACCAAACTCAAATACCCTCGCATTCCAGTCAGTTTGTATCCGCACCGCATCTGCTATTTCCGGTACTTCTCTTTTGCCGAAAATAGCTATCGGAGCAGGTGTAGTTGACCAGGTTTCTTTTTTGCCGCTTACATCAAAGTTGGCTACCAATTTATAAATCTGTGCTGTTTTTGAGTGAAAGGAATCGTAGCTCAATTCATCCTGCACCCATAACAACATCAATATTCCGGCTGCTAAGCCAACGGCCAGGCCCACCATATTCAGGAACGAATATACTTTGTTGTTCCATAGTGTTCGTAAAGCAATGGTTACGTAATTCTTTAGCATAGGGCAAATTCAAAATTTAAAGATGAAGAAAATTTGGCAGTTTTATGATATACTTACAATAAATTTGCCTTTAGTAATATAATGTTGATTTTGAGAGTGTTATAAATTAAATTTCTGTTTAGATTGCAAATATAAATGTCCGGAAACGTACACTTTTGTACGCTGCCGGACATGGATTGTCTGGAACTTTGAATATCAAAACCTCATCAAACAGAGTTGTACAGCCTGTATTTATTCATTCCGCAGGATATTAGCCGGATT from Rhodocytophaga rosea carries:
- a CDS encoding DUF2911 domain-containing protein; its protein translation is MKLFTAFPKLVFLLLTLLTSSLWAQSPLTMPPSGDNQKSVVTQYIGSLVHVTLTYNSPDVTGPGGENRTGKIWGEVVHYGMVNQGFGLEKPAPWRAGSNENTTITFSHDVLLQGQPVKAGTYGLLMMVEKEGPWTLILSRNSTAWGSYFYEEKDDVLRVKVTPEETQFHEWLTYEFIDRRPTHATAALFWENKKVPFKIEVPNMTEIYFANMSKELQSDKGFSWRAWNDAATYALNNNIHLEEALTWAEKAVTPSFVGEENFTTLQTKARLLEKLGRTAESTEVMAKAMAHPTASPLEIHAYGRQLLTTGKKQEALDIFKLNAKRFPKSWPVNVGLARGYSAVGDYQKALKYAKLAANEAPDKLNKDSMQAAVDKLQKGQDIN
- a CDS encoding ABC transporter permease, coding for MLKNYVTIALRTLWNNKVYSFLNMVGLAVGLAAGILMLLWVQDELSYDSFHSKTAQIYKLVANFDVSGKKETWSTTPAPIAIFGKREVPEIADAVRIQTDWNARVFEFGDKSFIEKKGAYADAGVFNIFDFPLIAGNPRNLFPNNRSIVITQKFAAKYFGNDAPIGKTIRMDKKDSYTVSGLIADIPANSSIQYEWFVPFSILDEQYNKQYQPNGLEGDWGNYNYSTFFLLKEKTSPVVVAKKLTKIHASNQKEANEETFSYGMNPLSQLRLYNDDGSEGSIKTVRIFTIVAIVILLIACINYVNLATARATKRAKEVSVRKIVGAQLSQVFGQFMGESILLFSLALFLAILLISAVVPVYNEISGKTLEFSLSNPTILLVLGATMLGTIIVAGIYPALLLSSFKPVQALKGKFTIGGSTTLFRKILVVTQFSMSIILIISTLLIGEQLTFMREKELGYDKDNVFAFGLRGEMYGKKDAIKSELIKQAGVTGVSFSNGYIVSLGSSTSDIEWPGKKENEQVIASQISTDKEFMDVFKLHLKEGEWFSGTKADSSKFILNETAVKAMGFKEPVLGQPFTFHGVKGSITGIVQDFHFASMHQKINPIVLFHNPNWFGVVNVKTTGKSAAQAIASAEKVWKQYQPDIPFEYNFMNEAFDLLYKSEQRTARLFNIFAGVAILISCLGLFGLAAFTAEQRTKEIGVRKVLGASVTNITALLSKDFIKLVVLSNLIAWPIAWYMMHKWLENFAYQIPISLWVFALAGILALLIALLTISYQSVKAALANPVRSLRSE